The proteins below come from a single Aegilops tauschii subsp. strangulata cultivar AL8/78 chromosome 6, Aet v6.0, whole genome shotgun sequence genomic window:
- the LOC109758626 gene encoding uncharacterized protein: MVGAQNVGISNGSYFICNSLADYDASKARDVFTVNKKWLEDSVKEWEILSVDVYVSWPRRATSRKYRTPIKDNTAMNSDREAPSTAKKVKTRSPEQSDSVKKEASSTGKKAKIRSPEERDIVKRQALSTGCMKTYPPAEEHAASLCKRRLNFDWRRLSDYKPSEMVVQVQIPRSNMEKKIGTDEFKGALSGSYAEMANIHSGGQCIKNTISASSFRVSRNSGEVIMDKPQLVEYEEKLALANRKQFVLMVQAHFKEKCCSLPDDIAEWLACIIDVGKVSDRVLKNHINMQHPVDIYGSFVAMYYILMRLKEEDFTQFVQIMNSNIMRKYIPWVQNFRWKLLNDTVKYIHPKMAELNNLRSQVSNSGAIGQAVIYKPKKRDPDLSGILEVVRDCFTHPAMIHQVFLLPVLLAEGYPRLLFDLQRKLFELGHLMNLR, translated from the exons ATGGTGGGCGCACAAAATGTTGGTATAAGCAACGGCTCCTACTTTATATGCAACAGCTTGGCAG ATTATGATGCATCAAAAGCAAGGGATGTGTTTACTGTCAATAAGAAGTGGTTAGAAGATAGTGTCAAAGAATGGGAAATACTATCTGTTGACGTCTACGTTTCATG GCCTAGGAGAGCAACCTCAAGGAAATATAGAACTCCAATAAAGGACAATACTGCTATGAACAGTGACAG GGAAGCACCATCGACAGCAAAGAAGGTTAAAACACGATCTCCAGAACAGAGTGATTCAGTCAAAAA GGAAGCATCATCGACAGGAAAGAAGGCTAAAATTCGATCTCCAGAGGAGAGAGATATAGTCAAAAG ACAAGCTCTGTCCACAGGATGCATGAAGACGTACCCTCCAGCAGAAGAGCATGCTGCATCACTTTGCAAACGGCGCTTGAATTTCGACTGGAGGCGGCTCTCAGACTACAAGCCAAGTGAAATGGTGGTGCAGGTGCAAATACCCAGAAGCAACATGGAGAAGAAAATTGGGACAGATGAATTCAAGGGTGCCCTGTCAGGTTCCTATGCAGAAATGGCAAATATCCATAGTGGAGGACAATGCATAAAGAACACAATCAGCGCAAGTAGCTTCAGGGTGTCAAGGAATTCAGGGGAAGTGATAATGGATAAGCCTCAGTTAGTGGAATATGAAGAAAAGCTCGCCCTTGCCAACAGAAAGCAGTTTGTGCTGATGGTGCAGGCGCACTTCAAGGAAAAGTGCTGCTCACTGCCAGATGATATCGCCGAGTGGCTGGCTTGCATTATTGATGTCGGGAAGGTGTCAGACAGAGTGCTGAAGAACCACATAAACATGCAGCACCCCGTTGATATCTATGGTAGCTTTGTCGCCATGTACTACATCTTGATGAGGCTGAAGGAGGAAGATTTTACTCAGTTTGTCCAGATAATGAACTCAAACATCATGAGAAAGTACATACCTTGGGTGCAAAACTTCAGATGGAAGTTACTGAACGATACGGTGAAATATATACACCCCAAAATGGCCGAGCTAAACAACCTGAGGAGCCAAGTCAGTAACTCTGGAGCAATAGGACAGGCTGTGATCTACAAACCGAAGAAAAGGGATCCTGACCTTTCCGGGATACTGGAGGTGGTACGGGACTGTTTTACTCACCCTGCAATGATCCATCAGGTTTTTCTGCTGCCGGTGCTGTTAGCCGAGGGGTACCCCAGGCTACTTTTCGATCTTCAAAGGAAGCTGTTTGAGTTGGGGCATCTTATGAATCTCAGGTGA